In one window of Chryseobacterium phocaeense DNA:
- a CDS encoding hybrid sensor histidine kinase/response regulator produces the protein MILIVDDNESNLYSLKKLLESKDFQVDTANSGEEALGKAIKNNYALIILDVQMPGMDGFEVAETLADYSKTKEVPIIFLSAVNTEKKFITRGYASGGKDYVTKPVDPEILLLKVKTFYNLQEQNLAMKKTQESLELEVKGRRESQVTMKSQIDHFQLMLESLPQIAFTLNEEGNIEFVNQKWFKYADSNLDFPEVHEDDLNIREEFERCMKKNKALEMEVRIKNKDSGDYRYHLLRITPVNDENGIKNWVGTFTDIDDQKKVEKEKDEFLSIASHELKTPLTSIKAYVQLLDRKLKLDKQSAEAGFMTKVQDQIEKLNTLITDLLDVSKIENGKLKISKKPVILENVISNAVETIIQTHDENKVKIDRHGVKPDILVPIDEIRIEQVLINFLTNAIKYSPQNNQVIVTTFVDEEEQEVRVNVTDFGIGIPDFKQDAVFRKFYRVEESSLQFQGMGIGLFICSEIIKQHHGTIGVSSKVDEGSTFFFTLPLN, from the coding sequence ATGATCTTAATTGTTGATGATAACGAAAGCAATCTTTATTCACTGAAAAAGCTGCTGGAATCTAAAGATTTCCAGGTAGATACAGCGAATTCCGGAGAAGAGGCACTAGGAAAAGCCATAAAAAATAATTATGCACTGATTATTCTCGATGTGCAGATGCCCGGAATGGATGGGTTTGAAGTGGCTGAAACATTAGCCGATTACAGCAAAACCAAAGAAGTTCCCATTATATTTTTATCGGCCGTCAATACCGAAAAAAAATTCATTACCAGAGGATATGCTTCCGGGGGAAAAGATTATGTCACCAAGCCGGTAGATCCTGAAATTTTACTGTTGAAAGTGAAGACTTTTTACAACCTTCAGGAACAGAACCTGGCTATGAAAAAGACACAGGAGAGCCTGGAACTGGAGGTTAAAGGCAGACGGGAATCCCAGGTGACTATGAAATCCCAGATCGATCATTTTCAATTGATGCTGGAGTCCCTGCCACAGATTGCATTCACGCTTAATGAAGAAGGAAATATAGAATTTGTAAATCAGAAATGGTTCAAATATGCAGATTCAAATCTGGATTTTCCTGAAGTTCACGAGGATGATCTCAATATCAGGGAAGAATTTGAGCGCTGTATGAAAAAAAATAAAGCACTTGAGATGGAAGTCCGGATCAAAAATAAAGACTCCGGAGATTACCGCTATCATCTGTTGCGGATAACCCCTGTGAATGATGAAAACGGCATTAAAAACTGGGTGGGAACCTTTACCGATATTGACGATCAGAAAAAAGTGGAAAAAGAAAAGGATGAATTCCTCAGTATTGCCAGTCATGAGCTGAAAACCCCACTAACGAGTATAAAAGCATATGTTCAGTTACTTGACCGTAAACTAAAACTGGATAAGCAAAGTGCCGAAGCAGGTTTTATGACCAAAGTTCAGGATCAGATCGAAAAACTGAATACCCTTATTACCGATCTGCTGGATGTTTCCAAAATAGAAAACGGAAAACTGAAGATCAGCAAAAAACCGGTCATTCTTGAAAATGTAATCAGCAATGCCGTTGAAACCATTATACAGACTCATGATGAAAACAAAGTGAAGATAGACCGTCACGGAGTAAAACCGGATATTCTTGTTCCTATAGACGAAATCCGTATAGAACAGGTCCTGATCAATTTCCTCACCAATGCCATAAAATATTCCCCTCAGAACAATCAGGTGATTGTTACCACTTTTGTAGATGAAGAAGAGCAGGAAGTAAGAGTCAACGTTACGGACTTCGGAATAGGCATTCCCGACTTCAAGCAGGACGCAGTGTTCCGTAAATTCTACCGTGTGGAAGAATCGTCGCTGCAGTTCCAGGGGATGGGAATCGGGCTGTTTATCTGCTCGGAAATCATCAAGCAGCACCACGGAACCATTGGAGTATCCAGTAAAGTAGACGAAGGCTCTACCTTCTTTTTCACCTTACCTTTAAATTAA
- a CDS encoding response regulator, translated as MPKNIIRNLQFGVGISLLILIASSVASYLSIQNQMNHRESVGKSRRAVTAVKDVLVALLDAETGNRGYQLTGRESFLEPYNRSLSEFSKAIERAKSLDITDKKQLDRLHVLEKNVNDNIENLKSFVQNRRNGQVMTQEQILLSKSYMDKCRQIVHDFVQYEDSQLEIKNRDLNRSSGTTVLFIVISALAAVVVTIFFYFKLRADLIRRDKLEKDLRNKDLEISRRVSAIQQIANRVANGDYSQRAVDHAQDDLGDLVDSLNHMTDSLKKSFDKINKSDWRQKGLALLNESLVGNKSVAEVSDKSLYQLIEYGKCINGAIYLYDEGVLKLSTALGLESTMKKTFEPGEGMVGQVFSSEKIQVYNNLNEDDFVVSFASSRIKINGILLVPIHADGHCIGVFELGSASDFDEDRIGYFTESSRNIGIALNAAKGREKEQQLLEETQAQSEELQVQHSELENLNTELEAQTQKLQASEEELKVQQEELMQANAELEERSRMLEERNHLIAQRNGEIQKKVEELALSTKYKSEFLANMSHELRTPLNSILLLSRLMAENPDENLNEDQIESAKVIQSSGSSLLTLIDEILDLAKIESGKMTLEYQDVAVNDVVRDLRSLFNPIMQEKQIRFDIHVEEEVEKSIETDRLRVDQVLRNLLSNAIKFTSEGSISLNIKKDSENKDFIVFSVKDTGIGIPEEKQAIIFEAFQQADGSTRRRFGGTGLGLSISREIARLLGGELSLKSKVNEGSEFSLTIPVTAVPEVIQPENDQHLVETIREDVEQIQNILEDAETVVPVEILAIPEAVEDDRDGITAEDKVILIVEDDINFAKALLKYARMNQYKGVVVVRGDYALSAAVQYHPQAVLLDVQLPVKDGWQVMDELKSNAATRHIPVHMMSVLQVERESLMKGAIDFINKPMALDKMTDVFKKIEDALQKSPQKVLIVENNAKHASALAYFLSNFNISLSVENNVEDSVKALKTQDCVILDIGASKGNEYQIIESIKSYEGLENLPIIIFSEHSLSKSEELKIRQYADSIVVKTAHSYERILDEVGLFLHLVEEKNNAVETARNKVLGSLTEVLSGKKILITDDDVRNIFSLTKALEKYKVEVVVAMDGKHALQQIKEHSDIDVILMDMMMPEMDGYETIREIRKMPVFTKLPIIAITAKSMIGDREKCIVAGASDYISKPVDIDQLLSLLRVWLYES; from the coding sequence ATGCCGAAAAATATAATCAGAAACCTGCAGTTTGGAGTTGGTATATCTCTGCTCATCCTTATTGCAAGCTCAGTAGCCTCCTACCTGAGTATCCAGAACCAGATGAATCACAGAGAAAGCGTGGGCAAAAGCAGACGTGCAGTAACGGCGGTAAAAGATGTTCTTGTTGCCCTGCTGGATGCAGAAACCGGAAACAGAGGGTATCAGCTTACCGGAAGAGAGAGCTTTCTGGAACCTTATAACAGGAGTTTAAGTGAATTTTCAAAAGCAATAGAGCGTGCAAAATCCCTAGATATTACAGATAAAAAGCAGCTGGATCGTTTACATGTTCTGGAAAAAAACGTTAATGACAATATTGAAAACCTGAAAAGTTTTGTTCAGAACAGACGGAATGGTCAGGTGATGACTCAGGAGCAGATCCTGTTGAGTAAAAGTTATATGGACAAATGCCGTCAGATCGTCCACGATTTTGTACAGTATGAAGACAGCCAGCTTGAAATTAAAAATAGAGATCTCAACCGCTCATCCGGGACAACCGTTCTGTTTATTGTGATTTCTGCCCTGGCAGCAGTGGTGGTTACCATATTTTTTTACTTTAAGTTAAGAGCAGACCTGATCCGCAGGGATAAACTGGAAAAAGACCTGAGAAATAAAGATCTGGAAATCAGCAGACGGGTAAGCGCTATCCAGCAGATTGCAAACAGAGTGGCCAACGGTGATTACAGCCAGAGGGCAGTGGATCATGCACAGGATGACCTTGGGGACCTGGTAGATTCTTTAAACCATATGACGGATTCTCTGAAGAAATCTTTTGACAAGATCAATAAAAGCGACTGGCGCCAGAAAGGCCTCGCTTTGCTGAATGAATCTTTGGTAGGAAATAAATCCGTAGCGGAAGTTTCCGATAAATCTTTATACCAGCTTATTGAATACGGGAAATGCATCAATGGTGCTATATACCTGTATGATGAAGGAGTATTAAAATTAAGTACAGCGCTAGGCCTTGAAAGTACGATGAAAAAAACTTTCGAGCCGGGAGAAGGTATGGTTGGACAGGTTTTCAGCAGCGAAAAAATACAGGTGTATAACAACCTTAATGAGGATGATTTTGTGGTAAGTTTTGCCAGCAGCAGAATAAAAATAAACGGAATTCTCCTCGTGCCCATCCATGCGGACGGGCACTGCATTGGTGTTTTTGAACTGGGATCTGCTTCAGATTTTGACGAAGACAGGATCGGTTATTTCACTGAATCCAGCAGGAATATCGGAATTGCATTAAATGCAGCAAAAGGACGTGAAAAAGAACAGCAGTTACTCGAAGAAACCCAGGCCCAGTCGGAAGAATTACAGGTACAGCACTCAGAACTGGAAAACCTGAATACCGAACTTGAAGCACAGACCCAAAAGCTTCAGGCCTCCGAAGAAGAGCTGAAAGTGCAGCAGGAAGAGTTGATGCAGGCTAATGCCGAACTGGAAGAACGCTCAAGAATGCTGGAAGAAAGAAACCATCTGATTGCCCAGCGAAACGGCGAGATCCAGAAAAAAGTGGAGGAGCTTGCCTTAAGCACCAAGTATAAATCTGAATTCCTGGCCAATATGTCCCACGAGCTCAGAACCCCATTGAATTCAATCCTTCTTCTGTCAAGATTAATGGCCGAAAACCCGGATGAAAACCTCAATGAAGACCAGATAGAATCAGCAAAAGTGATTCAGAGCTCAGGAAGCAGCCTGCTGACGCTGATTGATGAAATCCTTGATCTTGCTAAAATAGAATCCGGAAAAATGACCCTGGAGTATCAGGATGTTGCGGTGAATGATGTGGTCAGGGATTTGAGAAGCCTCTTTAACCCGATTATGCAGGAAAAACAGATCAGATTTGATATCCATGTAGAGGAAGAGGTGGAAAAATCCATTGAAACGGACAGGCTTCGTGTAGATCAGGTATTGCGTAACCTTTTGTCCAATGCCATTAAATTTACATCAGAAGGAAGCATCAGTTTAAACATTAAAAAAGATTCGGAAAACAAAGATTTCATTGTGTTCAGTGTAAAAGATACAGGAATCGGGATTCCGGAAGAAAAGCAGGCGATTATCTTTGAAGCCTTCCAGCAGGCAGACGGATCTACGCGCCGCAGGTTCGGAGGTACCGGGCTGGGACTTTCCATCAGCCGTGAAATTGCAAGACTGCTCGGAGGAGAATTATCCCTGAAAAGCAAGGTAAATGAAGGAAGCGAATTCAGCCTGACCATTCCTGTAACGGCAGTCCCTGAAGTCATTCAGCCTGAAAATGACCAGCATCTTGTAGAAACCATCCGTGAAGATGTGGAACAGATTCAGAATATTCTGGAAGATGCGGAAACTGTAGTTCCGGTAGAAATTCTTGCCATTCCGGAAGCCGTGGAAGATGACCGGGACGGAATTACCGCGGAAGATAAAGTGATCCTGATTGTGGAAGACGATATTAATTTTGCAAAAGCGCTTCTTAAATATGCCCGCATGAACCAATACAAAGGAGTGGTTGTGGTAAGGGGAGATTACGCCCTGTCTGCAGCGGTTCAGTATCATCCGCAGGCTGTTTTGCTGGACGTTCAGCTTCCGGTGAAAGACGGCTGGCAGGTGATGGATGAGCTTAAATCCAATGCGGCAACCAGACATATTCCGGTTCATATGATGTCTGTACTTCAGGTGGAACGGGAAAGCCTTATGAAAGGAGCTATTGATTTCATTAATAAGCCCATGGCCCTAGATAAAATGACGGATGTATTCAAAAAGATTGAAGACGCCCTTCAAAAATCTCCGCAAAAGGTTTTAATTGTTGAAAATAATGCCAAGCATGCCAGTGCCTTAGCCTATTTCCTGAGTAATTTCAACATTTCCTTATCCGTAGAAAATAATGTGGAAGACAGCGTTAAAGCACTTAAGACACAGGACTGCGTTATTCTGGATATCGGAGCTTCAAAAGGAAACGAATACCAGATCATAGAATCCATTAAAAGCTATGAAGGCCTGGAAAACCTGCCGATCATTATATTTTCAGAGCACAGTTTATCCAAATCTGAAGAGCTGAAGATCAGACAGTATGCAGACTCCATCGTGGTAAAAACCGCTCATTCTTACGAAAGGATTTTAGATGAAGTAGGTTTATTCTTACATTTGGTGGAAGAAAAAAACAACGCTGTGGAAACCGCAAGGAACAAAGTCCTAGGATCTTTAACAGAAGTTTTAAGCGGGAAAAAAATACTTATTACTGATGATGATGTCCGTAATATTTTCTCCCTGACGAAAGCTTTGGAAAAATATAAAGTAGAAGTAGTGGTGGCCATGGACGGAAAACATGCCCTTCAGCAGATTAAAGAGCACAGCGATATAGATGTTATTCTGATGGATATGATGATGCCTGAAATGGATGGCTATGAAACCATCAGGGAGATCAGAAAAATGCCTGTGTTTACAAAACTTCCCATTATTGCCATTACCGCAAAATCCATGATCGGAGACCGCGAAAAATGCATTGTGGCAGGAGCGTCGGATTATATTTCAAAACCTGTAGATATTGACCAGTTGCTTTCTTTACTGAGG